TTCTCCGACCAGTCCTCGTCGTAGAGCAACGCGTCCTTCGTCCCGTCGTCGAACTGATCGCCCCAGTGCAGCGGGTCCCAGAAGCCCCACGCCACGAAGGTCTCGGCCGCCGAGTGGCTGAAGAACAGCTTGAGGAACTGGCGGAGGTAGTCGGCCTGCATCTCCCCGTCCCAGCCGGTCCCGAACATGTCGAACTCCGTGACCCGGAGTCCGTCGCCGTACTGGGCGTACCGTTCCAGCGCGTCCCACATCGTGGCCGGGTCGACGCGCTCGTCGGCGAAGTGGTGGCTCTGCATCCCGACGCCGTCGAGGTCGACGCCGCGCTCGTTGGCCAGGTAGTCGAGCTGGGTCTCGTATCGCTCCCACTCGCGGGCGTACTCGCCGGAGAGGACGTTGTAGTCGTTCGTCGCGACGCCGACGTCGTACTCCGCGGCGCGCTCGTACCAGTCGCCGAGGATCGGCGCCGTCTCCGGCACCACGTCGGTGCCCTCGATCGCCTCGACGATCGCGGTCGCGTGGATGGCCTCGTTGACGACCTCCCACTCGGCGACGTCGTCCCCGTAGTGGCGGATGATCTCCTCGACGTGGGCCATCGACTGCTCGCGGACGTACTCGGGATCGGGGTCCGGTTCGCCGGCCTCCGACCAGTCGCTCGCCCAGGGGCCGCCCATCGCCTCGACGATCCGCGGCGGGACCGCCCACGACTGGACGTCGCCCCACAAGCAGACGTGCCCGCGGACGTCGAGCCCCTGATCGAGCGCCCACTGGACCGCGCCGTCCCCGATCCCGGGATCGTCCTCCCAGAAGTTCCACTTGTGGTAGTTCCCCAGGACGACGGTGTTGAACTGCTCGTCGACCGCCTCGCGGTACCGCTGCTGGTCCTCCGGGGTGTGGATCGGGTCGCTCCGTCTGGTTCAGGAGGAACTCGGCGTCGATGGCCGTGCCGAACCCGAACTCGTGTTCCCGCATCTCGACCTCGACCGCGGCGTCGGGGACCGGACGGCCGTTCCGGTCCCGGATCTCGACCTCCAGCGTCCCCCGGCGGTGTCGAGCGATTCGCCTGTCGGCCGCGCCCTCCCACCTGCCCTGGGCCGCTGCGGTGGCGCCTGCCCCGGCACCGGTGACCGCGACGGCGCCGGCGGCCCCGATCCCCCGAAGACAGTCGCGCCGGTCTGCAGTCGCCAGGCGCGCCCCGCTCGTTTCTCCCTCCGTCCGTTCGGTGTCGCCGTCCCCGTCCATGACTGCTCCTGATTCTCGACACCTTTCTCGTGAACCCACGTAAACGTCGGGCAGATATCGGGCAGACGAGCGGCACTACACCGATTATCTCGTCGACGGGTGGCGTCCGACCGCCCGTCGTCCCGCTCCCGCCGTCACGCGGTCCGAATTCCCGGGTGGCGATCCGTGCGACGTCACCGATCGGGAGCCGCTTTCGAGGGCCGTCCCCGCAAACGCGGCTCATCCCGGCGACCGTAGCATTGACTAGTCCGGGCCTGGACGGACGACTGATGTCACGACGATGCAGGTCGCGCCGAGCGTTTCTCCGGACCGGTGCGGCCGCGGTCGCCGCCGTCGGCGTGGCGGGCTGTCTCGGCGACGCGCCGGCCTGCGGGGACGAGACGACGGTGCTGTTCCGGTCCCGGCTGTCGGGGTTCTACGTCTCCTATCCGCTGGAAGCCGGGCTCCTCGACGAGCGGGTCAACACCGCGGAGCCCGCGGAGCGGTTCGCGGGGCGCGCCAGGGACCGCGGCTACGCCGTGGAGTACTACGAGTCCGAACTCCGCGAGCGCGACGAGGCGGAGCTACAGATCGAAGTGTACGGGGACGACCTTTCCCGGGACGACGTCGAAGACCTGGTCGCGGCCTCGGAGATGCCGGAGTCGACGTCGATCACCGAGAACGCCGCCAGCCCGATCCAGCGGGGAAGTCAGCTCCGGTTGCCCTGGGAGCCGGGCTTCATCGAGGGCCGCGCGGCTTTCCTCGCGGAGAACGCCCCGACGGTCGACGTCGACCCGCCCCAGTGGGGTGCGCTGAGCGACCGGCGCGCAGCCCTCGTCGAACCCGCCGACGACTTGACGGTCGACTGGCTCCGGAGCGCCCTCGGACTGCGGAGCGTGCTCCGCGTCGAACTCCTCGGCATCGACGTCTCCGGCGACGCACTGAAGGACCAGCGGGCGTCGAACGTGGGCGACTGGGACGCCGTCGACGACCGCTCCGACGACACGGAGACGACGCACGACGCCGGCGACGTCTCGCTCGACGAATCGGGGGCGGTCGACACCGGCATGTCCATCCGAAGCGTCCTCAAAGGATTGTACGACTTCGACCGGGACCCGTCGTCGCTGGTCGACCGCGCGCGGTTCCGGATCACGCTGAACGGCAGACTCCTGGAGGAGCGGCCGCCGACGCGGGCCGAGCGGGACTTCGTCGAGACGTACGTCGAGTACGTCGAGAGCGACCCCTTCGACGAGTCGACCGGCCCCGAGGAACCGTCCCCGCCGACGCTGCGCGTGACGGGACTCGACGGCCGCCGCGCGCTGTCGGTGGCGACGGCGCTTCGCTGGCCGACCGCCGTCCAGTTCGGCGTCGCCGCCGAGCGGTGCTAACCCGCTCGCGGTCGCCGCCGGGTCAGACGAGCGCGTGGCCGTCGAGGAGAACGAAGCCCGCGGCGACGGCGACGGCGGCGCCGATGCGGTGGAGCGCGACGTACCAGCCCCTGGGTTCGACGTGTCGCTTCCCGCGAAAGCCGATGAGCTCGTGGTTCTTCGACAGCTCGATGAACGTGTACGAGCCGACCACTCCGACGACGCCAGCGGCGATCAGCAGGAGTCCGAACCCGCCCGGCGCGGCGGTCCAGCCGCCGTTCCCGAGGACGGCGGAGCCTGACGCCGCGACGAAAGCGAGGACCGCGACGACCGCCGCCCCGCTGCCCGCCCGGTCGTCGTCGTCGAGCGCCCCGCCGTAGACGACGGCGGCCGACCACGCGCCGGAGACCAGGACGACGGCGAGCCAGAGCGGCCCGTCGGGAAACAGCGCCCGGACGGCCGCCGTCCCGACGCCGTCGAGCGTTCCCGGATGCGACCAGTCGACGAGCGCCCGTTCGACGAGGACCGGCCGGGCGAGAGCGCGGAGGCCGCCGGGCACCGCGGCGAGCGCGCCGCCGGCGAGTCCCGTCCGGAACCCACCGAGCGCGTCCCCGTCGCTCCCGCCCGCACGCCGCGAAACGACGACGAACAGCGAGGCGACCAGCAGGACCCAGGCGAACGGCGAGAACGCGGCTTTCAGCGTGACTGCGTCGACGGCGTCGATAGCCGCCGGCCGGAGCGGCTTCTGGGTCGTCTCCGGCGCGTCGCAGTCGCCGAACGCACCCGCGTTCGCGTCCGGGCTCTCGCACATCCAGTCCGGCGGCCGCTCGGGGTTGTCCACGGTGACGGTGCCACTGACCTCGCCCGCGACGGCGTCGCCCGCGTACGCGACGGACGCGGCGTTCAGCACGCACAGCAGGGCGACGACGGCGACGGCCACCGCGACGCTTGGCGTCCACCCGTCGAACGCCTCGTGTGGTCGGAGGAGGGCACTGAAGTACTGTTTCGGGGACACGGTCGTCGTTTCAGGTGACGACGGGTAAATACCCAGTGATGGCCACACACGTACCAGTCCGTGTCAGAGTCGAGTCCGGGCGCGCTCGACGGGACCGGGGCGCTCTCGAAGGGAGAACCCGGTCGCGGCGACGGTCAGCCGGGTCCGGCGTCGCCGGTGACGTCCTCGAAGAGCGGTCGCAGTCGGGCCACGTCGACGGCCGACAGCTCGTCGAGCGCGTCGTCGGCCGCCGCGAGCCGTCGATCAGCGTACTGCCGGAGCCGTCGTTCGTCGGGGTCGGACACCAGATGGAAGCCCTCGGCACCCGGCTCGAGCGCTCGCTGGACCGCACGTCCGACGGCGAGCCCGTGACCCAGCGTCGCGAAGTGATCGCGCCACCGGCCGTCGACGCCGGCAAGCGTGGCGCCGACCACGGCGGCGCCCTCGCCCAGCGCACCGGCCGTGTCGTCGACCAGCGTCCGTCCGGAGTTCGAAGCCGGTTCGACGTAGTGGGAGGCGAACGCCTCGACGACCCGGCTCGAGGCGGTCGATAGCGTCTCGAAACACGCGCCGCTCCGGGCGTGATCGACGGCGTTCAGCTCCGAGTACGCGGCCGAGTAGAGGTAGTCCCCGGCCAGCAGGGACCGCGTCGGATCACGGGACGGCGAGCGGGCAGCGCCGCTCTCGGCCCGGTCGAGCAGTTCGCTCCGGAGCCGACAGTACCCCCGGAAGAGTTCGATCGCCGCGGCCGCGGACTGGACCGCCCCGGCGCTCGCCGATCCCGCGACCGACTCGTAGGAGCGCAGCAGGAGCCGACCGTACCACCTGTCGTCGCACTCAGTCAACACCGCACGCGCCGCGGACAGGCCGGTGCGGTCCGCGGATTCGACGGCGGCCTCGAGGCGGCGGTCGACGGCCGACCGGAAGGAGTCGACGCTCATTGCTCAGTCGTCCGTCGATGTGGGATCGCCGGTCGCGCCGTCGACGTCGACGCGCTGTTCGGTGAGGTCGCCGTCGCGCCAGGTCCCGCGCCTGTACCAGGCGTAGGCGATGATCGCCCCGGCGACGTTGGAGATCGCGAACGACAGCCAGATGCCGGTCTCGCCGATCTCGGCGGCGGCGACCCACGCGATCGGGAACCGGATGACGCCGAGCATCAGCACGGAGATGGCGGCGGCGACCAGCGTCTTGCCGGCGCCGCGGAAGCTGCCGGTGTAGGCCCGCGTGATCCCGATGAACCCGAACGTCGGCGCGACGATGCGCAGGAACCCGGTCGCGATGTCGACGACTTCGGGGTCGGTCGTGAACACGTCGGCGACGGGGGCGGCGGCGAACCAGACGACGGCGATCCCCGCCGCCGTGAGGACGCCGAACAGCACCTTCGCCGCGAGGCCGGCCGCCGCTTCGGCGCGGTCCGGCTTGTCGGCACCGACGTTCTGGCCGGTCATCGTCTCGACGCCGCGGGCGACGGCGATCGCCGGCAGGACGATCACCGAGAACACGCGGGTGCCGATGCCGTAGGCGGCCACGACCGGGTCCGGGAACAGCGCGACGATGAACAGCAGCAGGTTCATCGACAGCGCCCGGCCGGTCCCCTCGATCGAGGCGGGCACGCCGATGCGAACGAGTCGGCGCAGGAACTCGACGTCGGGAGTCATGTCCCCGAGGTGGATCTGGACGCCACGGGTCCCGCGGAACATGACTGCCAGCCCGACGACGAGCGCGAGCGCGCGGGAGAACACCGTGGCGACGGCGGCGCCGCGAATCCCCATCGAGGGGAACGGCCCCCAGCCGAAGATGAGGAACGGGTCCAGCGCGATGTTGAGCACGACGGAGCCGAACATCACCAGCATCGGCGTGATCGTGTCGCCGTAGCCCCGCATGAGCGCGATGAAGACGGCGAAGCCGAACATGGCCACCAGCCCCAGCGAGATGACCTCCATGTAGCTGGTCGCCAGCGGCAACACGTCGTCGGACGCTCCCATGACGTCGAGGAATCCCTCGACGAAGAAGTACCCGACTCCGCCGAGCAGCACCGACGCGATGACGGCGAACGTGACCGTCTGGGAGGCGGCGTACTCGGCGTCGCGCTCCGCGCCGGCGCCCGTGTACTGGGCGACGAGGACGCTCCCGGCGACGGAGATGCCCATCCCCAGCGAGATGAGCAGGAAGACCATCGGGAAGGCGAAGCTGATCGCGGCCAGCGCGTCCGTGCCGTACTGGCCCAGCCAGAACGTGTCGGCGAGGTTGTACGCGGTCTGGAAGAGGTTCGTGACGACGATAGGCATCGACAGGAAGAAGAGGGGTTTGCCGATGCTGCCCGACGTGAGGTCGAACTCCTCGGGGCCCCTGAAGAGAGCGGCGACGCGGCCGCGGAGGTCCGTCACTGTGCGACCCCCGTCCGCTCGTCGGCGAGTAGCTGTCACTCCGCGTACGCGCTCATATCGGCGTAGGCCCGCTCAGACGAGCGCCCCACGACGACCTGTCGAACGAGTGCGCCCAGAACGCCCGCGACGAGCGTCTCTGCGGCGACGTCGGGATCGATCCGTTCGTCGAACTCGCCGGCTTCCACACCGGCCGCGACGATCGCCCGGAACCGCTCGAACAGGAGGTCGTCGAACGCAGCCAGTCGCTCCCGGATCGCGTCGTCGTGGGGCGCACGGACCGCCACTTCGAACATCGCGGTCCTGAGCGACTTCTCCGACGCGTCCGCGCCCAGCAGCACCCCGAAGAGGACGTCGAGCCGCTCGCGCGGCGTGTCGCCGTCAGCCGCGGTCACCTGCTCGACGAACCGCTCGGAGAGGTACTCGAGCAGTGCGACGAACAACTGGTCCTTGCTCTCGTAGTGGTAGTGGATCGATGCTTTGCTCCTGTCCGCTTCGGCGGCGACGTCCCGGAGGGTGAGGTCGTCGTAGCCGTGCTCACAGAGGGCCCGGTACGTCGCCTCCAGGATGTTCGTGGCTGGTTCGTCCTCCATGTCGGTCGATAGGTTACTTACTGACCGATTAGTCAAAAGTCTTTGGAAGAGGTATCGCCACCGAGATACCGGAAGCATCAAGCGCAGTAAGGGCTCAGGTAGGTCGACCGTCCCGGGCCGGAGCTAACGGCAGAGTCAAAACCGTTATCCGCTACAGGCCCAACAGTCGGGCAATGGCCGACCTGCCGGACCGCGACTCCTCCGACCCGGACGCGGAAATCATGCGCGCGACCTACCGCGCCCTGTGTGAACACGGTTACGCCGACCTCACGATCAAGCGGATCGCGGAGGAGTACGGCAAGTCGACGGCCGCGATCCACTACCACTACGACACGAAGGAGGACCTGCTCGCGGCGTTTCTCGACTACGTCCTCGACCAGCTCGTGGACGCGATCCACGAGGTCGAGACCACCGACCCGGAACAGCGACTGGACCTGCTGCTCGACAGGCTGCTGGTCGACGCCGAGGATCACGAGGAGTTGCTGATCGCGATGCTGGAGATGCGGAGCCAGGCTCCGTACAGAGAGGCCTTCGGCGAGCGGTTCCAGCAGAACGACGAGTACGTCCGCTACATGATCCGCACCGTGATCGATCACGGGATCGACGAGGGCGTGTTCCGGGACGCCGACGCGGAACAGGTGGCGCGGTCGCTGATGACCATCGTCGACGGCTCCCGCACGCGGGCCGTCGTCTTGGACGACGGAGACGCCCTCGCGACGGGTCGGCGGACTGCGGCGGAGTACGTGACCGCCGTGCTCTTCGACGGAGTGGAGTAACGGCTGGTCCCGGGCCCCGGATCTTGCGGGGTAGTTCTGGACGAGACCCAGGCCGTTACTGCCGGTCGTCCCGGTCAGTTGGCGCCGTCGCGTCCACGGCCTCGACGTCCGCCGTACACCAGTGACAGAACTCGAGGTCGGAGTCCAGTTCTCTGCCGCAGTTCGGACAGTGGGTGAACTGCCCGTCTTCGGTCGTCGTCCGCCGAGCGAGCGCGTTCTGAGCCGACGCGACGAGGTACGCGTCGACGACGCTGAGGGCGCCGACGACGAGCGTCGGCGCGACCGCCAGCGGATCGACGGCCTGCCCGCTCGCGAACGCCTCCAGCGCGCCGGGATCGACGAAGAGAACGGTGGCGGCGAACGCGACGCCGAGCCACCCGAGCGCGCGCCGCCATCGGCGGAGATAGAGGTGTCCGAGCCCCGTGATGACTGCTGCGAGCAGCGCTGCGAGCCATGGTCGTTTTCGAGAGGTCGACTCGCGCATGGTTTGACTAATCAGTCAGTTAGCCATAAGTCTTCTCTCTGCGGTCCCTGCTGTGGGACGGCGTCCCATCGATCACTGTCGCGGAGGCGGTACCTGACGGCCGGGACGCGGGCACGGCCGTCTCCAGCAAACGGACTGCCCGGAAGACCGGCTGGGTCACGAACGCGGTATCCTTCGGCGGCTATCAAACCCGGTGAGAGAAGTATAATTCTTCGCATCTCTTTTCACAATAGTCAGATGATAGTAGCGTCTGGTGTCAGCCAATCACTCTATCAGGGAAGTGCCGAGATGTCAGTCCAGACTGGCCGAACTCAGTGTAGACACTCCTCTGAACGCTTCGATCGGAGAGTCGCTGCCAACGTTCGTCACTCGAGACAGTGAATCAGGTCGGATAGAATCGACTGGTGCCGATCGATGGTTTCCGGCCGTGTATCACCGTCTGAATAGCAATCCGCCGTCGTGTGGCTGTCTACGACTCGCGGTCAGCTGAGAAGATCGTTTCACAGTACATAATATATCCTGCATTGAGAGTAAAATGGTACATCTGGGACAAAGCGACGGCAGATGCCGATCCGTCGACGGGACGTATCGGCCGGCCCGACGAGTGAAGCCCGTGAACGATCGGGCCCAGAAGCGTCCGGGGGTTCGGACGACCACACCGAGAGCACGTTTATTCAGGTACTACTTCGCCGAGTCCAGACTGGCACTGGCCGAGGACGCCGGGAGGGAAACGGTCGTCGAGTCCCTGCTGACAGTAGACGGTCTGGTTCTACAGTAGAAATTGAAACTATTTACACATCGAGGGGCACCCCGAGTGGCCCTCGAGTGTGTCAGTGCGTTCAATTTCTACTGTAGTAAGTCGTACCGCGGTCACCAATGTGGAAATGATCGACGCGTATCGATCGATGTGGCGGCGAGGCGGCAGTCGGCCTCGACGTCTCAGTAGACGTCGTTTCACTCCGTTCGGTAACGATAGTACGCCTGTTATAGGACCGAGTGACCGGCCGGGGGAATTCGATCACAACACGCTAACGGCAGATTTTCGTTCAGAAACAGTGAACGTGACGTATGTTACCATCGGTCGAGGAGCAGCTCGCAGTTTCACGTCCCGTCTGGCTGCGGCGGTCCCTGCAGTGATTGCACCGTCCAGGGCGAAAAAGGCGCTCGCGGCTCGCGCGTCGCTCGCTGCGCTCACTCCCGCTCGCCACATCGATGTCCCTCCCCACGGTCGGGACCTCGCTGCACCCGCGGTATACGGACTGTTGTATAGTAGAAATTGAAGCTATTTACACATCGAAGGACATCACGGGTGCCCTTCGAGTGTGTCAGTGCGTTCAATTGCTACTATAGCTGTCTTCCGGTTCGACCGCCCGTCCGTGGGCGATCGTGCCGGTACTGACCGATAACAGCCCGTATTACTGCTGCTGGGCGTCCACCACGGCGACGCCCGCCAGGTTCACGATGTCCTTGACCTCGTCGCCGCGCTGGATGACGTGGACGGGTTTGTCCATACCGACCAGCATCGGGCCGATCGCCTCTGCGCCGCCCAGTCGCTGGAGGAGCTTGTAGGCGATGTTTCCGGCCTCCAGGCTGGGGAACACGAGGACGTTCGCCGGGTCCTCCAGGTCTGAGAACTCGTAGGATCCGTCGAGCATCTCCTCGACGACGGCGGTGTCGGCCTGCATCTCGCCGTCGACCGGGAAGTCGACGTCCGGGTCCGCTCTGAGCTGGTCCGCGGCCGCGCGCGGCTTGCTCGTTCCGGCATTCTGAACGCTGCCGAAGTCGGAGTACGACAGCAATGCCGCCCGCGGCTCGACGTTGAACCGCCGGGCCAGATCCGCCGTGAGGCGCGTCACCTCCGACAGCACGTCCGCGTCCGGGTTCTGGTTGACTGTGGTGTCGGCACAGAAGACGACGCGGTTCCGGAACGTCAGCATGTAGACGCCGGCGGCGTAGTCGGTGTCGGCCGCTGTGCCGATCACCTGCAGCGGCGGCCGCAGCGCCTCCGGATAGTGGTGGGTCAGTCCCGTCAGCATCGCGTCGGCCTCGTCTATCTCGACCATCACGCTGGCGAGGTAGTCGCCGCTCCGGACCAGATCCGCCGCCTCCTGCCGGGTGATGCCCTTGCGCCGGCGGAGGTCGTGCAGCCTGTCGGCGTAGGGAGTCAGATCCATCTCCTCGGGATCCATCACCTCGGGGACGACGTCGAATCCGAGGCCGTCGACCGTCTCCATAATCCGGTCGCGGTCGCCCAGCAGGACCGGCTCGGCGATGCCCTGGTCGGCGATCTGGTGGGCCGCCCGGATCATCTTCTCGCTGCCGCCCTCGGGCAAGACGAGCCGCTTGGGATCGCTCCGGGCCTTGTTGAGGACGATCCGCATCATCTCTCGGGACTTGCCTAGCCGCGCTTCAAGCGCTTCGACGTACGTCTCCGCCTCGACGTCCTCGCGGGCGACGCCGG
This region of Halomicrobium urmianum genomic DNA includes:
- a CDS encoding endo-1,4-beta-xylanase; the protein is MHTPEDQQRYREAVDEQFNTVVLGNYHKWNFWEDDPGIGDGAVQWALDQGLDVRGHVCLWGDVQSWAVPPRIVEAMGGPWASDWSEAGEPDPDPEYVREQSMAHVEEIIRHYGDDVAEWEVVNEAIHATAIVEAIEGTDVVPETAPILGDWYERAAEYDVGVATNDYNVLSGEYAREWERYETQLDYLANERGVDLDGVGMQSHHFADERVDPATMWDALERYAQYGDGLRVTEFDMFGTGWDGEMQADYLRQFLKLFFSHSAAETFVAWGFWDPLHWGDQFDDGTKDALLYDEDWSEKPAYDVWQDLVFDEWWTEETGSTGDGGTYATDAFLGEHEITVETDAGSTTETVSVTDPDGTTTVTVVVGGGSADGPDHPEDATDPDGDGYYEDLDGDVDYDDVAEYTERLRSDAFQRDAEYYDYNGNGEVDFADAVELFRQV
- a CDS encoding polyprenyl synthetase, which encodes MSVDSFRSAVDRRLEAAVESADRTGLSAARAVLTECDDRWYGRLLLRSYESVAGSASAGAVQSAAAAIELFRGYCRLRSELLDRAESGAARSPSRDPTRSLLAGDYLYSAAYSELNAVDHARSGACFETLSTASSRVVEAFASHYVEPASNSGRTLVDDTAGALGEGAAVVGATLAGVDGRWRDHFATLGHGLAVGRAVQRALEPGAEGFHLVSDPDERRLRQYADRRLAAADDALDELSAVDVARLRPLFEDVTGDAGPG
- a CDS encoding MATE family efflux transporter; its protein translation is MTDLRGRVAALFRGPEEFDLTSGSIGKPLFFLSMPIVVTNLFQTAYNLADTFWLGQYGTDALAAISFAFPMVFLLISLGMGISVAGSVLVAQYTGAGAERDAEYAASQTVTFAVIASVLLGGVGYFFVEGFLDVMGASDDVLPLATSYMEVISLGLVAMFGFAVFIALMRGYGDTITPMLVMFGSVVLNIALDPFLIFGWGPFPSMGIRGAAVATVFSRALALVVGLAVMFRGTRGVQIHLGDMTPDVEFLRRLVRIGVPASIEGTGRALSMNLLLFIVALFPDPVVAAYGIGTRVFSVIVLPAIAVARGVETMTGQNVGADKPDRAEAAAGLAAKVLFGVLTAAGIAVVWFAAAPVADVFTTDPEVVDIATGFLRIVAPTFGFIGITRAYTGSFRGAGKTLVAAAISVLMLGVIRFPIAWVAAAEIGETGIWLSFAISNVAGAIIAYAWYRRGTWRDGDLTEQRVDVDGATGDPTSTDD
- a CDS encoding TetR/AcrR family transcriptional regulator produces the protein MEDEPATNILEATYRALCEHGYDDLTLRDVAAEADRSKASIHYHYESKDQLFVALLEYLSERFVEQVTAADGDTPRERLDVLFGVLLGADASEKSLRTAMFEVAVRAPHDDAIRERLAAFDDLLFERFRAIVAAGVEAGEFDERIDPDVAAETLVAGVLGALVRQVVVGRSSERAYADMSAYAE
- a CDS encoding TetR/AcrR family transcriptional regulator translates to MADLPDRDSSDPDAEIMRATYRALCEHGYADLTIKRIAEEYGKSTAAIHYHYDTKEDLLAAFLDYVLDQLVDAIHEVETTDPEQRLDLLLDRLLVDAEDHEELLIAMLEMRSQAPYREAFGERFQQNDEYVRYMIRTVIDHGIDEGVFRDADAEQVARSLMTIVDGSRTRAVVLDDGDALATGRRTAAEYVTAVLFDGVE
- a CDS encoding zinc ribbon domain-containing protein translates to MRESTSRKRPWLAALLAAVITGLGHLYLRRWRRALGWLGVAFAATVLFVDPGALEAFASGQAVDPLAVAPTLVVGALSVVDAYLVASAQNALARRTTTEDGQFTHCPNCGRELDSDLEFCHWCTADVEAVDATAPTDRDDRQ